In Dama dama isolate Ldn47 chromosome X, ASM3311817v1, whole genome shotgun sequence, one genomic interval encodes:
- the KLHL13 gene encoding kelch-like protein 13 isoform X7, producing MKLSLGSSEMGLSSHLQSSKAGTTRIFTSNTHSSVVLQGFDQLRLEGLLCDVTLMPGDTDDAFPVHRVMMASASDYFKAMFTGGMKEQDLMCIKLHGVSKVGLRKIIDFIYTAKLSLNMDNLQDTLEAASFLQILPVLDFCKVFLISGVTLDNCVEVGRIANTYNLTEVDKYVNSFVLKNFPALLSTGEFLKLPFERLAFVLSSNSLKHCTELELFKATCRWLRLEEPRMDFAAKLMKNIRFPLMTPQELINYVQTVDFMRTDNTCVNLLLEASNYQMMPYMQPVMQSDRTAIRSDTTHLVTLGGVLRQQLVVSKELRMYDEKAHEWKSLAPMDAPRYQHGIAVIGNFLYVVGGQSNYDTKGKTAVDTVFRFDPRYNKWMQVASLNEKRTFFHLSALKGYLYAVGGRNAAGELPTVECYNPRTNEWTYVAKMSEPHYGHAGTVYGGVMYISGGITHDTFQKELMCFDPDTDKWIQKAPMTTVRGLHCMCTVGERLYVIGGNHFRGTSDYDDVLSCEYYSPILDQWTPIAAMLRGQSDVGVAVFENKIYVVGGYSWNNRCMVEIVQKYDPDKDEWHKVFDLPESLGGIRACTLTVFPPEETTPSPSRESPLSAP from the exons ATGAAATTGTCCCTTGGAAGCAGCGAAATGGGCCTCTCCTCCCATTTGCAGTCTTCCAAGGCAGGAACCACACGCATCTTTACCAGCAATACCCACAGTTCTGTGGTGTTACAG GGATTTGACCAGCTCCGACTTGAAGGATTGCTCTGTGACGTGACCCTGATGCCAGGGGATACAGATGATGCCTTCCCTGTGCACAGAGTCATGATGGCCTCTGCTAGTGATTACTTCAAGGCTATGTTCACAG GTGGAATGAAAGAACAAGATTTAATGTGCATTAAGCTTCATGGTGTGAGCAAAGTCGGTTTAAGGAAAATTATTGACTTCATTTACACTGCAAAGCTTTCTCTTAATATGGACAACCTTCAAGACACACTGGAAGCTGCCAGTTTTCTACAGATTCTGCCGGTTTTGGACTTCTGCAAAGTATTTCTCATATCTGGG GTCACTTTAGACAATTGTGTCGAAGTTGGGCGGATTGCCAACACCTACAATCTGACAGAAGTGGATAAATATGTTAACAGTTtcgtcttgaagaattttcctgcaTTGCTGAGCACCGGGGAGTTCTTGAAACTCCCTTTTGAACGTCTTGCCTTTGTGCTTTCCAGTAATAGCCTTAAGCATTGCACTGAACTTGAGCTCTTTAAGGCTACCTGTCGCTGGCTACGCCTGGAAGAGCCTCGGATGGACTTTGCTGCAAAGTTAATGAAGAACATACGATTTCCACTGATGACACCGCAGGAGCTCATTAATTATGTGCAAACCGTGGATTTCATGAGAACTGACAATACGTGTGTGAATCTCCTTTTGGAAGCCAGCAATTACCAAATGATGCCATATATGCAGCCAGTGAtgcagtcagacaggactgccaTTCGGTCTGACACCACTCATTTGGTTACACTAGGAGGAGTGCTGAGGCAGCAGCTGGTTGTCAGCAAGGAATTGCGCATGTATGATGAAAAGGCCCATGAGTGGAAGTCCTTAGCCCCCATGGATGCTCCGAGGTACCAGCATGGCATTGCCGTCATTGGAAATTTCCTCTACGTCGTTGGAGGGCAGAGCAATTatgacacaaaaggaaaaacgGCAGTTGATACAGTCTTCAGATTTGATCCACGATACAATAAGTGGATGCAAGTTGCATCTCTAAATGAAAAGCGCACCTTCTTCCACCTCAGTGCCCTCAAAGGATACCTGTATGCAGTTGGTGGACGAAATGCAGCTGGTGAACTGC cTACAGTAGAATGTTACAATCCAAGAACAAATGAATGGACCTACGTTGCCAAAATGAGTGAGCCCCACTATGGCCATGCTGGAACTGTGTATGGAGGTGTAATGTATATATCAG GAGGAATTACTCATGACACTTTCCAAAAGGAGCTCATGTGCTTTGACCCTGATACTGACAAATGGATCCAGAAGGCGCCAATGACCACTGTCAGAGGTCTGCATTGCATGTGCACCGTGGGAGAAAGGCTCTACGTCATCGGCGGCAATCACTTCAGAGGAACCAGTGATTATGATGACGTCCTAAGCTGTGAATACTACTCACCGATCCTTGACCAGTGGACCCCAATTGCTGCTATGTTAAGAGGGCAGAGTGATGTTGGGGTTGctgtctttgaaaataaaatctacgTGGTTGGTGGGTATTCATGGAATAATCGTTGTATGGTAGAGATCGTGCAGAAATATGATCCAGATAAAGATGAATGGCATAAGGTGTTTGATCTCCCAGAGTCCCTGGGTGGCATCCGAGCTTGCACACTCACGGTTTTTCCACCTGAAGAAACCACACCATCACCTTCTAGAGAGTCCCCTCTTTCTGCACCGTAA
- the KLHL13 gene encoding kelch-like protein 13 isoform X6 translates to MTNDESSNLKRKMGLLETEAIIFKTSRFQGYIQKVNFRISSGRGRPAHEIVPWKQRNGPLLPFAVFQGRNHTHLYQQYPQFCGVTGGMKEQDLMCIKLHGVSKVGLRKIIDFIYTAKLSLNMDNLQDTLEAASFLQILPVLDFCKVFLISGVTLDNCVEVGRIANTYNLTEVDKYVNSFVLKNFPALLSTGEFLKLPFERLAFVLSSNSLKHCTELELFKATCRWLRLEEPRMDFAAKLMKNIRFPLMTPQELINYVQTVDFMRTDNTCVNLLLEASNYQMMPYMQPVMQSDRTAIRSDTTHLVTLGGVLRQQLVVSKELRMYDEKAHEWKSLAPMDAPRYQHGIAVIGNFLYVVGGQSNYDTKGKTAVDTVFRFDPRYNKWMQVASLNEKRTFFHLSALKGYLYAVGGRNAAGELPTVECYNPRTNEWTYVAKMSEPHYGHAGTVYGGVMYISGGITHDTFQKELMCFDPDTDKWIQKAPMTTVRGLHCMCTVGERLYVIGGNHFRGTSDYDDVLSCEYYSPILDQWTPIAAMLRGQSDVGVAVFENKIYVVGGYSWNNRCMVEIVQKYDPDKDEWHKVFDLPESLGGIRACTLTVFPPEETTPSPSRESPLSAP, encoded by the exons ATCTCTAGTGGAAGAGGAAGACCAGCACATGAAATTGTCCCTTGGAAGCAGCGAAATGGGCCTCTCCTCCCATTTGCAGTCTTCCAAGGCAGGAACCACACGCATCTTTACCAGCAATACCCACAGTTCTGTGGTGTTACAG GTGGAATGAAAGAACAAGATTTAATGTGCATTAAGCTTCATGGTGTGAGCAAAGTCGGTTTAAGGAAAATTATTGACTTCATTTACACTGCAAAGCTTTCTCTTAATATGGACAACCTTCAAGACACACTGGAAGCTGCCAGTTTTCTACAGATTCTGCCGGTTTTGGACTTCTGCAAAGTATTTCTCATATCTGGG GTCACTTTAGACAATTGTGTCGAAGTTGGGCGGATTGCCAACACCTACAATCTGACAGAAGTGGATAAATATGTTAACAGTTtcgtcttgaagaattttcctgcaTTGCTGAGCACCGGGGAGTTCTTGAAACTCCCTTTTGAACGTCTTGCCTTTGTGCTTTCCAGTAATAGCCTTAAGCATTGCACTGAACTTGAGCTCTTTAAGGCTACCTGTCGCTGGCTACGCCTGGAAGAGCCTCGGATGGACTTTGCTGCAAAGTTAATGAAGAACATACGATTTCCACTGATGACACCGCAGGAGCTCATTAATTATGTGCAAACCGTGGATTTCATGAGAACTGACAATACGTGTGTGAATCTCCTTTTGGAAGCCAGCAATTACCAAATGATGCCATATATGCAGCCAGTGAtgcagtcagacaggactgccaTTCGGTCTGACACCACTCATTTGGTTACACTAGGAGGAGTGCTGAGGCAGCAGCTGGTTGTCAGCAAGGAATTGCGCATGTATGATGAAAAGGCCCATGAGTGGAAGTCCTTAGCCCCCATGGATGCTCCGAGGTACCAGCATGGCATTGCCGTCATTGGAAATTTCCTCTACGTCGTTGGAGGGCAGAGCAATTatgacacaaaaggaaaaacgGCAGTTGATACAGTCTTCAGATTTGATCCACGATACAATAAGTGGATGCAAGTTGCATCTCTAAATGAAAAGCGCACCTTCTTCCACCTCAGTGCCCTCAAAGGATACCTGTATGCAGTTGGTGGACGAAATGCAGCTGGTGAACTGC cTACAGTAGAATGTTACAATCCAAGAACAAATGAATGGACCTACGTTGCCAAAATGAGTGAGCCCCACTATGGCCATGCTGGAACTGTGTATGGAGGTGTAATGTATATATCAG GAGGAATTACTCATGACACTTTCCAAAAGGAGCTCATGTGCTTTGACCCTGATACTGACAAATGGATCCAGAAGGCGCCAATGACCACTGTCAGAGGTCTGCATTGCATGTGCACCGTGGGAGAAAGGCTCTACGTCATCGGCGGCAATCACTTCAGAGGAACCAGTGATTATGATGACGTCCTAAGCTGTGAATACTACTCACCGATCCTTGACCAGTGGACCCCAATTGCTGCTATGTTAAGAGGGCAGAGTGATGTTGGGGTTGctgtctttgaaaataaaatctacgTGGTTGGTGGGTATTCATGGAATAATCGTTGTATGGTAGAGATCGTGCAGAAATATGATCCAGATAAAGATGAATGGCATAAGGTGTTTGATCTCCCAGAGTCCCTGGGTGGCATCCGAGCTTGCACACTCACGGTTTTTCCACCTGAAGAAACCACACCATCACCTTCTAGAGAGTCCCCTCTTTCTGCACCGTAA
- the KLHL13 gene encoding kelch-like protein 13 isoform X2 codes for MPLKWKTSSPAIWKFPVPVLKTSRSTPLSPAYISLVEEEDQHMKLSLGSSEMGLSSHLQSSKAGTTRIFTSNTHSSVVLQGFDQLRLEGLLCDVTLMPGDTDDAFPVHRVMMASASDYFKAMFTGGMKEQDLMCIKLHGVSKVGLRKIIDFIYTAKLSLNMDNLQDTLEAASFLQILPVLDFCKVFLISGVTLDNCVEVGRIANTYNLTEVDKYVNSFVLKNFPALLSTGEFLKLPFERLAFVLSSNSLKHCTELELFKATCRWLRLEEPRMDFAAKLMKNIRFPLMTPQELINYVQTVDFMRTDNTCVNLLLEASNYQMMPYMQPVMQSDRTAIRSDTTHLVTLGGVLRQQLVVSKELRMYDEKAHEWKSLAPMDAPRYQHGIAVIGNFLYVVGGQSNYDTKGKTAVDTVFRFDPRYNKWMQVASLNEKRTFFHLSALKGYLYAVGGRNAAGELPTVECYNPRTNEWTYVAKMSEPHYGHAGTVYGGVMYISGGITHDTFQKELMCFDPDTDKWIQKAPMTTVRGLHCMCTVGERLYVIGGNHFRGTSDYDDVLSCEYYSPILDQWTPIAAMLRGQSDVGVAVFENKIYVVGGYSWNNRCMVEIVQKYDPDKDEWHKVFDLPESLGGIRACTLTVFPPEETTPSPSRESPLSAP; via the exons ATCTCTAGTGGAAGAGGAAGACCAGCACATGAAATTGTCCCTTGGAAGCAGCGAAATGGGCCTCTCCTCCCATTTGCAGTCTTCCAAGGCAGGAACCACACGCATCTTTACCAGCAATACCCACAGTTCTGTGGTGTTACAG GGATTTGACCAGCTCCGACTTGAAGGATTGCTCTGTGACGTGACCCTGATGCCAGGGGATACAGATGATGCCTTCCCTGTGCACAGAGTCATGATGGCCTCTGCTAGTGATTACTTCAAGGCTATGTTCACAG GTGGAATGAAAGAACAAGATTTAATGTGCATTAAGCTTCATGGTGTGAGCAAAGTCGGTTTAAGGAAAATTATTGACTTCATTTACACTGCAAAGCTTTCTCTTAATATGGACAACCTTCAAGACACACTGGAAGCTGCCAGTTTTCTACAGATTCTGCCGGTTTTGGACTTCTGCAAAGTATTTCTCATATCTGGG GTCACTTTAGACAATTGTGTCGAAGTTGGGCGGATTGCCAACACCTACAATCTGACAGAAGTGGATAAATATGTTAACAGTTtcgtcttgaagaattttcctgcaTTGCTGAGCACCGGGGAGTTCTTGAAACTCCCTTTTGAACGTCTTGCCTTTGTGCTTTCCAGTAATAGCCTTAAGCATTGCACTGAACTTGAGCTCTTTAAGGCTACCTGTCGCTGGCTACGCCTGGAAGAGCCTCGGATGGACTTTGCTGCAAAGTTAATGAAGAACATACGATTTCCACTGATGACACCGCAGGAGCTCATTAATTATGTGCAAACCGTGGATTTCATGAGAACTGACAATACGTGTGTGAATCTCCTTTTGGAAGCCAGCAATTACCAAATGATGCCATATATGCAGCCAGTGAtgcagtcagacaggactgccaTTCGGTCTGACACCACTCATTTGGTTACACTAGGAGGAGTGCTGAGGCAGCAGCTGGTTGTCAGCAAGGAATTGCGCATGTATGATGAAAAGGCCCATGAGTGGAAGTCCTTAGCCCCCATGGATGCTCCGAGGTACCAGCATGGCATTGCCGTCATTGGAAATTTCCTCTACGTCGTTGGAGGGCAGAGCAATTatgacacaaaaggaaaaacgGCAGTTGATACAGTCTTCAGATTTGATCCACGATACAATAAGTGGATGCAAGTTGCATCTCTAAATGAAAAGCGCACCTTCTTCCACCTCAGTGCCCTCAAAGGATACCTGTATGCAGTTGGTGGACGAAATGCAGCTGGTGAACTGC cTACAGTAGAATGTTACAATCCAAGAACAAATGAATGGACCTACGTTGCCAAAATGAGTGAGCCCCACTATGGCCATGCTGGAACTGTGTATGGAGGTGTAATGTATATATCAG GAGGAATTACTCATGACACTTTCCAAAAGGAGCTCATGTGCTTTGACCCTGATACTGACAAATGGATCCAGAAGGCGCCAATGACCACTGTCAGAGGTCTGCATTGCATGTGCACCGTGGGAGAAAGGCTCTACGTCATCGGCGGCAATCACTTCAGAGGAACCAGTGATTATGATGACGTCCTAAGCTGTGAATACTACTCACCGATCCTTGACCAGTGGACCCCAATTGCTGCTATGTTAAGAGGGCAGAGTGATGTTGGGGTTGctgtctttgaaaataaaatctacgTGGTTGGTGGGTATTCATGGAATAATCGTTGTATGGTAGAGATCGTGCAGAAATATGATCCAGATAAAGATGAATGGCATAAGGTGTTTGATCTCCCAGAGTCCCTGGGTGGCATCCGAGCTTGCACACTCACGGTTTTTCCACCTGAAGAAACCACACCATCACCTTCTAGAGAGTCCCCTCTTTCTGCACCGTAA
- the KLHL13 gene encoding kelch-like protein 13 isoform X3 encodes MAGEFFFEESLFLDFLFKLSLVEEEDQHMKLSLGSSEMGLSSHLQSSKAGTTRIFTSNTHSSVVLQGFDQLRLEGLLCDVTLMPGDTDDAFPVHRVMMASASDYFKAMFTGGMKEQDLMCIKLHGVSKVGLRKIIDFIYTAKLSLNMDNLQDTLEAASFLQILPVLDFCKVFLISGVTLDNCVEVGRIANTYNLTEVDKYVNSFVLKNFPALLSTGEFLKLPFERLAFVLSSNSLKHCTELELFKATCRWLRLEEPRMDFAAKLMKNIRFPLMTPQELINYVQTVDFMRTDNTCVNLLLEASNYQMMPYMQPVMQSDRTAIRSDTTHLVTLGGVLRQQLVVSKELRMYDEKAHEWKSLAPMDAPRYQHGIAVIGNFLYVVGGQSNYDTKGKTAVDTVFRFDPRYNKWMQVASLNEKRTFFHLSALKGYLYAVGGRNAAGELPTVECYNPRTNEWTYVAKMSEPHYGHAGTVYGGVMYISGGITHDTFQKELMCFDPDTDKWIQKAPMTTVRGLHCMCTVGERLYVIGGNHFRGTSDYDDVLSCEYYSPILDQWTPIAAMLRGQSDVGVAVFENKIYVVGGYSWNNRCMVEIVQKYDPDKDEWHKVFDLPESLGGIRACTLTVFPPEETTPSPSRESPLSAP; translated from the exons ATCTCTAGTGGAAGAGGAAGACCAGCACATGAAATTGTCCCTTGGAAGCAGCGAAATGGGCCTCTCCTCCCATTTGCAGTCTTCCAAGGCAGGAACCACACGCATCTTTACCAGCAATACCCACAGTTCTGTGGTGTTACAG GGATTTGACCAGCTCCGACTTGAAGGATTGCTCTGTGACGTGACCCTGATGCCAGGGGATACAGATGATGCCTTCCCTGTGCACAGAGTCATGATGGCCTCTGCTAGTGATTACTTCAAGGCTATGTTCACAG GTGGAATGAAAGAACAAGATTTAATGTGCATTAAGCTTCATGGTGTGAGCAAAGTCGGTTTAAGGAAAATTATTGACTTCATTTACACTGCAAAGCTTTCTCTTAATATGGACAACCTTCAAGACACACTGGAAGCTGCCAGTTTTCTACAGATTCTGCCGGTTTTGGACTTCTGCAAAGTATTTCTCATATCTGGG GTCACTTTAGACAATTGTGTCGAAGTTGGGCGGATTGCCAACACCTACAATCTGACAGAAGTGGATAAATATGTTAACAGTTtcgtcttgaagaattttcctgcaTTGCTGAGCACCGGGGAGTTCTTGAAACTCCCTTTTGAACGTCTTGCCTTTGTGCTTTCCAGTAATAGCCTTAAGCATTGCACTGAACTTGAGCTCTTTAAGGCTACCTGTCGCTGGCTACGCCTGGAAGAGCCTCGGATGGACTTTGCTGCAAAGTTAATGAAGAACATACGATTTCCACTGATGACACCGCAGGAGCTCATTAATTATGTGCAAACCGTGGATTTCATGAGAACTGACAATACGTGTGTGAATCTCCTTTTGGAAGCCAGCAATTACCAAATGATGCCATATATGCAGCCAGTGAtgcagtcagacaggactgccaTTCGGTCTGACACCACTCATTTGGTTACACTAGGAGGAGTGCTGAGGCAGCAGCTGGTTGTCAGCAAGGAATTGCGCATGTATGATGAAAAGGCCCATGAGTGGAAGTCCTTAGCCCCCATGGATGCTCCGAGGTACCAGCATGGCATTGCCGTCATTGGAAATTTCCTCTACGTCGTTGGAGGGCAGAGCAATTatgacacaaaaggaaaaacgGCAGTTGATACAGTCTTCAGATTTGATCCACGATACAATAAGTGGATGCAAGTTGCATCTCTAAATGAAAAGCGCACCTTCTTCCACCTCAGTGCCCTCAAAGGATACCTGTATGCAGTTGGTGGACGAAATGCAGCTGGTGAACTGC cTACAGTAGAATGTTACAATCCAAGAACAAATGAATGGACCTACGTTGCCAAAATGAGTGAGCCCCACTATGGCCATGCTGGAACTGTGTATGGAGGTGTAATGTATATATCAG GAGGAATTACTCATGACACTTTCCAAAAGGAGCTCATGTGCTTTGACCCTGATACTGACAAATGGATCCAGAAGGCGCCAATGACCACTGTCAGAGGTCTGCATTGCATGTGCACCGTGGGAGAAAGGCTCTACGTCATCGGCGGCAATCACTTCAGAGGAACCAGTGATTATGATGACGTCCTAAGCTGTGAATACTACTCACCGATCCTTGACCAGTGGACCCCAATTGCTGCTATGTTAAGAGGGCAGAGTGATGTTGGGGTTGctgtctttgaaaataaaatctacgTGGTTGGTGGGTATTCATGGAATAATCGTTGTATGGTAGAGATCGTGCAGAAATATGATCCAGATAAAGATGAATGGCATAAGGTGTTTGATCTCCCAGAGTCCCTGGGTGGCATCCGAGCTTGCACACTCACGGTTTTTCCACCTGAAGAAACCACACCATCACCTTCTAGAGAGTCCCCTCTTTCTGCACCGTAA
- the KLHL13 gene encoding kelch-like protein 13 isoform X4 has protein sequence MFRFRSWPSHFTNFVTDLRSLVEEEDQHMKLSLGSSEMGLSSHLQSSKAGTTRIFTSNTHSSVVLQGFDQLRLEGLLCDVTLMPGDTDDAFPVHRVMMASASDYFKAMFTGGMKEQDLMCIKLHGVSKVGLRKIIDFIYTAKLSLNMDNLQDTLEAASFLQILPVLDFCKVFLISGVTLDNCVEVGRIANTYNLTEVDKYVNSFVLKNFPALLSTGEFLKLPFERLAFVLSSNSLKHCTELELFKATCRWLRLEEPRMDFAAKLMKNIRFPLMTPQELINYVQTVDFMRTDNTCVNLLLEASNYQMMPYMQPVMQSDRTAIRSDTTHLVTLGGVLRQQLVVSKELRMYDEKAHEWKSLAPMDAPRYQHGIAVIGNFLYVVGGQSNYDTKGKTAVDTVFRFDPRYNKWMQVASLNEKRTFFHLSALKGYLYAVGGRNAAGELPTVECYNPRTNEWTYVAKMSEPHYGHAGTVYGGVMYISGGITHDTFQKELMCFDPDTDKWIQKAPMTTVRGLHCMCTVGERLYVIGGNHFRGTSDYDDVLSCEYYSPILDQWTPIAAMLRGQSDVGVAVFENKIYVVGGYSWNNRCMVEIVQKYDPDKDEWHKVFDLPESLGGIRACTLTVFPPEETTPSPSRESPLSAP, from the exons ATGTTTAGATTCAGATCCTGGCCCAGTCACTTTACTAATTTTGTGACTGACCTTAG ATCTCTAGTGGAAGAGGAAGACCAGCACATGAAATTGTCCCTTGGAAGCAGCGAAATGGGCCTCTCCTCCCATTTGCAGTCTTCCAAGGCAGGAACCACACGCATCTTTACCAGCAATACCCACAGTTCTGTGGTGTTACAG GGATTTGACCAGCTCCGACTTGAAGGATTGCTCTGTGACGTGACCCTGATGCCAGGGGATACAGATGATGCCTTCCCTGTGCACAGAGTCATGATGGCCTCTGCTAGTGATTACTTCAAGGCTATGTTCACAG GTGGAATGAAAGAACAAGATTTAATGTGCATTAAGCTTCATGGTGTGAGCAAAGTCGGTTTAAGGAAAATTATTGACTTCATTTACACTGCAAAGCTTTCTCTTAATATGGACAACCTTCAAGACACACTGGAAGCTGCCAGTTTTCTACAGATTCTGCCGGTTTTGGACTTCTGCAAAGTATTTCTCATATCTGGG GTCACTTTAGACAATTGTGTCGAAGTTGGGCGGATTGCCAACACCTACAATCTGACAGAAGTGGATAAATATGTTAACAGTTtcgtcttgaagaattttcctgcaTTGCTGAGCACCGGGGAGTTCTTGAAACTCCCTTTTGAACGTCTTGCCTTTGTGCTTTCCAGTAATAGCCTTAAGCATTGCACTGAACTTGAGCTCTTTAAGGCTACCTGTCGCTGGCTACGCCTGGAAGAGCCTCGGATGGACTTTGCTGCAAAGTTAATGAAGAACATACGATTTCCACTGATGACACCGCAGGAGCTCATTAATTATGTGCAAACCGTGGATTTCATGAGAACTGACAATACGTGTGTGAATCTCCTTTTGGAAGCCAGCAATTACCAAATGATGCCATATATGCAGCCAGTGAtgcagtcagacaggactgccaTTCGGTCTGACACCACTCATTTGGTTACACTAGGAGGAGTGCTGAGGCAGCAGCTGGTTGTCAGCAAGGAATTGCGCATGTATGATGAAAAGGCCCATGAGTGGAAGTCCTTAGCCCCCATGGATGCTCCGAGGTACCAGCATGGCATTGCCGTCATTGGAAATTTCCTCTACGTCGTTGGAGGGCAGAGCAATTatgacacaaaaggaaaaacgGCAGTTGATACAGTCTTCAGATTTGATCCACGATACAATAAGTGGATGCAAGTTGCATCTCTAAATGAAAAGCGCACCTTCTTCCACCTCAGTGCCCTCAAAGGATACCTGTATGCAGTTGGTGGACGAAATGCAGCTGGTGAACTGC cTACAGTAGAATGTTACAATCCAAGAACAAATGAATGGACCTACGTTGCCAAAATGAGTGAGCCCCACTATGGCCATGCTGGAACTGTGTATGGAGGTGTAATGTATATATCAG GAGGAATTACTCATGACACTTTCCAAAAGGAGCTCATGTGCTTTGACCCTGATACTGACAAATGGATCCAGAAGGCGCCAATGACCACTGTCAGAGGTCTGCATTGCATGTGCACCGTGGGAGAAAGGCTCTACGTCATCGGCGGCAATCACTTCAGAGGAACCAGTGATTATGATGACGTCCTAAGCTGTGAATACTACTCACCGATCCTTGACCAGTGGACCCCAATTGCTGCTATGTTAAGAGGGCAGAGTGATGTTGGGGTTGctgtctttgaaaataaaatctacgTGGTTGGTGGGTATTCATGGAATAATCGTTGTATGGTAGAGATCGTGCAGAAATATGATCCAGATAAAGATGAATGGCATAAGGTGTTTGATCTCCCAGAGTCCCTGGGTGGCATCCGAGCTTGCACACTCACGGTTTTTCCACCTGAAGAAACCACACCATCACCTTCTAGAGAGTCCCCTCTTTCTGCACCGTAA